The following proteins come from a genomic window of Lolium rigidum isolate FL_2022 chromosome 5, APGP_CSIRO_Lrig_0.1, whole genome shotgun sequence:
- the LOC124656479 gene encoding uncharacterized protein LOC124656479, translating to MSPPAVLVADGAISPHAPPSAAAFLESTPGAYTTARASSAGLLWWPRHLLRLADSARILAHSHPHLLGLPAPPPHTLSTASLEPLVNQSVRVGVREMRRRMLACSGQDMALTALVRAGGSAEGLEVCVHLGVYVPPVFGDAGARLAVAGSGREAAAAKYAPWVRMRKSMEKMRPPGATELLLTNDADRILEGSITNFFVVCLKEEHQSNEPFSVQTVTNRFEVQTAPLSDGILPGIMRQIVIEVCHDLGIPIREVSPSWSKRESWEEAFITSSLRLIQHVDTVQAPLLWEDIETKTWSDVSWVVKQFQGAGCITTQIQRKISERALTEEYDTRDLL from the exons ATGTCGCCGCCGGCCGTTCTGGTCGCCGACGGCGCCATCTCCCCGCACGCTCCTCCTTCCGCGGCCGCCTTCCTCGAGTCCACCCCGGGCGCCTACACCACCGCGCGCGCATCCTCCGCCGGCCTCCTCTGGTGGCCCCGACACCTCCTCCGGCTCGCCGACTCCGCGCGCATCCTCGCCCACTCCCACCCCCACCTCCTCGGCCTCCCGGCCCCTCCGCCACATACCCTCTCCACAGCCTCCCTCGAGCCTCTCGTCAACCAGTCCGTGCGGGTCGGCGTCCGCGAGATGCGGAGGCGGATGCTGGCCTGCTCGGGGCAGGACATGGCGCTCACGGCGTTGGTCAGAGCTGGTGGCTCGGCGGAGGGGCTTGAGGTCTGCGTCCACCTGGGCGTGTATGTGCCGCCGGTGTTCGGAGACGCCGGGGCGAGGCTTGCCGTTGCCGGGAGCGGAAGGGAGGCTGCCGCCGCCAAGTACGCGCCCTGGGTTAGGATGAGGAAGAGTATGGAGAAGATGAGGCCTCCTGGAGCCACGGAGCTGTTGCTGACCAATGATGCGGATCGTATTCTTGAAGGCAGCATTACGAACTTCTTCGTCGTTTGCTTGAAG GAGGAACATCAGTCGAATGAACCCTTCTCTGTTCAAACAGTGACGAATAGGTTTGAAGTACAAACAGCTCCACTAAGTGACGGCATTCTCCCTGGAATTATGCGCCAGATAGTGATAGA GGTATGCCATGATCTTGGGATCCCCATACGTGAGGTCTCACCGTCATGGTCCAAGcgtgaaagttgggaggaagcctTCATTACAA GTAGCTTAAGGCTTATCCAGCATGTGGATACAGTTCAAGCACCTTTACTATGGGAAGACATAGAAACGAAAACCTGGAGCGATGTATCTTGGGTGGTGAAGCAGTTTCAG GGAGCTGGATGCATCACCACACAGATACAG AGGAAAATATCAGAGAGAGCATTAACGGAGGAATATGATACAAGAGATCTCTTGTGA
- the LOC124654494 gene encoding carbamoyl-phosphate synthase small chain, chloroplastic-like, producing the protein MLPQIRPLPARPAVGAVHRHVSPAPPSLGLGQHGRVAAGRTATSKTPLVCRSVASPAASEGAAAMQRPWKLSDARLVLEDGSVWNAKSFGASGTQVGEVVFNTSMTGYQEILTDPSYAGQFVLMTCPHIGNTGVNLDDEESGKCFLGGLIIRNLSISTSNWRSIETLDEYLRKRNIMGIYDVDTRAITRRLREDGSLIGVLSTDQSLKDGELLEMAKNWKIVGVDLISEVSCDAPYEWLDKTGSGWEFNDKQSSETFHVVAYDFGVKHNILRRLASYGCKITVVPASWPASEVLNLKPDGVLFSNGPGDPSAVPYAVKTVQEIVGKVPVFGICMGHQLIGQALGGKTFKMKFGHHGGNHPVRDNRTGRVDISAQNHNYAVDPESLPEGVQVTHINLNDQSCAGLVFPKMKLMSLQYHPESSPGPHDSDLAFGEFVELMKSNRL; encoded by the exons ATGCTCCCCCAGATTCGCCCCCTCCCTGCCCGCCCGGCCGTCGGCGCCGTACACCGGCACGTCTCCCCCGCGCCGCCCTCCCTCGGGCTTGGGCAGCATGGCCGGGTCGCCGCGGGGAGGACGGCGACGTCGAAGACGCCCTTGGTCTGCCGCTCCGTCGCCAGCCCAGCGGCGAGCGAGGGGGCGGCGGCGATGCAGAGACCCTGGAAGCTTAGCGACGCTCGCCTCGTCCTCGAGGATGGCTCCGTCTGGAATGCCAAATCGTTCGGCGCTTCCGGGACGCAGGTCGGCGAGGTGGTGTTCAATACCTCTATGACAGG GTATCAGGAGATTTTAACCGACCCTAGCTATGCCGGTCAGTTCGTTTTGATGACCTGCCCTCATATCGGAAACACCGGTGTTAACCTCG ATGACGAGGAATCCGGAAAATGTTTCCTTGGTGGCTTAATCATACGGAACCTAAGCATAAG TACGTCCAACTGGAGGTCCATAGAAACACTTGATGAATATTTGAGGAAGAGGAACATCATGGGCATAT ATGATGTGGACACGCGTGCAATAACACGACGGTTAAGGGAAGATGGTAGTCTGATTGGTGTCCTAAGTACTGACCAGTCTCTCAAAGATGGAGAACTGTTGGAAATGGCAAAAAATTGGAAAATTGTTG GTGTTGATTTGATAAGTGAGGTTTCATGCGATGCTCCATACGAATGGTTAGACAAGACTGGTTCAGGATGGGAGTTCAATGACAAGCAGTcaagtgaaacttttcat GTTGTTGCGTATGATTTTGGAGTCAAGCACAACATTTTGAGACGCCTGGCATCATATGGATGCAAAATAACCGTTGTTCCAGCAAGCTGGCCTGCTTCGGAGGTACTTAATTTGAAGCCTGATGGAGTCCTTTTTAGCAATGGCCCTGGTGACCCATCTGCAGTTCCATATGCTGTGAAAACTGTACAAGAAATAGTAGGGAAGGTCCCAGTATTTGGCATCTGCATGGGTCATCAATTGATTGGGCAGGCTCTTGGTGGGAAAACATTTAAAATGAAATTTGGTCACCACGGAGGAAACCACCCTGTCCGTGATAACAGAACTGGACGTGTGGACATCAGTGCACAG AATCATAACTATGCTGTGGACCCTGAATCACTCCCGGAAGGAGTGCAAGTAACACACATCAATCTGAATGACCAGAGCTGTGCTGGTCTTGTGTTCCCCAAGATGAAGCTTATGTCTCTTCAGTACCATCCAGAATCCTCCCCAGGGCCACATGACTCAGACTTGG CGTTTGGTGAGTTTGTGGAGTTGATGAAGAGCAACAGATTATGA